A region from the Enterobacter roggenkampii genome encodes:
- a CDS encoding MipA/OmpV family protein codes for MTIKYNLLIAATLFASTSAMAGEFSLGAGAVFNESPYKGYNENTTAVPLISYEGDRFYVRQTTGGWILWKDAKNELSLTATWMPLHFDPDDNDDHQMKQLDERKASAFLGGAYYRHESWGSLKVAVSGDATDESGGVIGEVSYFRPIKMERLTLTPSVGVFYSDESYNDYYYGVSGSESRRSGLDQYTAGDSWTPYVGLAAKYQLTQKLYLNASAVYTVLPDDVKNSPMIDRDDSFALMTGLTWRF; via the coding sequence ATGACTATTAAATACAATTTACTGATCGCTGCCACGTTATTTGCATCAACGTCTGCCATGGCCGGTGAATTTTCACTTGGTGCGGGGGCTGTATTTAATGAGTCTCCTTACAAAGGCTATAACGAAAATACGACCGCAGTACCGTTGATTAGCTACGAAGGCGATCGTTTCTACGTTCGTCAGACCACGGGCGGATGGATCCTGTGGAAAGATGCAAAAAATGAATTGAGCCTGACCGCAACGTGGATGCCGCTGCATTTCGACCCTGACGATAACGACGATCATCAGATGAAGCAGCTTGATGAGCGTAAAGCATCCGCCTTCCTCGGTGGGGCGTACTACCGCCACGAAAGCTGGGGGTCGCTGAAAGTGGCGGTCTCTGGTGATGCCACGGATGAAAGCGGCGGCGTGATCGGCGAAGTATCGTACTTCCGTCCGATCAAAATGGAGCGCCTGACCCTGACGCCTTCCGTAGGTGTGTTCTACAGCGACGAAAGCTATAACGACTACTACTACGGCGTATCCGGCAGCGAGTCTCGCCGCTCCGGACTGGATCAATACACCGCCGGCGACAGCTGGACGCCATACGTTGGTCTGGCGGCTAAATATCAGTTAACCCAGAAGCTGTATCTCAACGCCAGCGCGGTCTACACCGTGTTGCCTGACGACGTGAAGAACAGCCCGATGATCGACCGCGACGACAGCTTCGCGCTGATGACCGGCCTGACCTGGCGTTTCTGA
- the araD gene encoding L-ribulose-5-phosphate 4-epimerase, with translation MLDELKAEVLAANLALPAHQLVTFTWGNVSAVDRESGMMIIKPSGVEYDVMTAEDMVVVDIATGQAVEGNKKPSSDTPTHLALYRRYPEIGGIVHTHSRHATIWSQAGLDLPAWGTTHADYFYGTIPCTRLMTSAEIAGEYEYQTGEVIIKTFEERDLSPMQIPAVLVHSHGPFAWGKDAADAVHNAVVLEECAYMGLFSRQLAPQLPVMQQELLDKHYLRKHGANAYYGQ, from the coding sequence ATGCTAGACGAACTTAAAGCCGAGGTACTGGCAGCAAACCTGGCGTTGCCCGCCCACCAGCTGGTGACCTTTACCTGGGGCAACGTCAGCGCGGTTGACCGCGAAAGCGGCATGATGATCATTAAACCGTCCGGTGTGGAATACGACGTGATGACGGCGGAGGATATGGTGGTGGTGGATATCGCCACGGGTCAGGCCGTCGAGGGTAATAAAAAACCCTCTTCAGACACGCCTACCCATCTTGCGCTGTATCGTCGTTACCCGGAGATTGGCGGCATCGTGCATACCCATTCGCGCCACGCCACTATCTGGTCCCAGGCGGGGCTGGATTTACCGGCCTGGGGTACCACGCACGCGGACTATTTCTACGGAACCATCCCCTGCACGCGCCTGATGACCTCGGCAGAAATTGCCGGGGAATACGAATACCAGACGGGTGAAGTGATCATCAAAACCTTCGAGGAGCGCGATCTTAGCCCGATGCAGATCCCGGCGGTGCTGGTCCACTCCCACGGCCCGTTCGCCTGGGGTAAAGACGCGGCCGATGCGGTTCACAATGCCGTGGTGCTGGAAGAGTGCGCCTATATGGGCCTGTTCTCTCGCCAGCTCGCACCGCAGCTTCCGGTTATGCAGCAGGAGCTGCTCGACAAGCATTATCTGCGTAAGCACGGGGCGAATGCCTACTACGGGCAGTGA
- a CDS encoding L-ribulose-5-phosphate 3-epimerase has product MRQHPLGIYEKALPKDLSWPERLVLAKSCGFDFVEMSVDETDERLSRLDWSTTQRASLVEAMLETGVAIPSMCLSAHRRFPFGSRDETVRERAREIMSKAIRLARDLGIRTIQLAGYDVYYEAHDEGTQQRFADGLAWAVEQAAAAQVMLAVEIMDTAFMNSISKWKKWDDMLASPWFSVYPDVGNLSAWGNDVTAELTLGIDRIAAIHLKDTQPVTAQSPGQFRDVPFGEGCVDFVGVFNTLHQLNYRGAFLIEMWTEKAKEPVLEIIQARRWIEARMQEGGMTC; this is encoded by the coding sequence ATGCGTCAGCATCCGTTAGGTATTTACGAAAAAGCGCTGCCAAAAGATCTCTCCTGGCCCGAGCGGCTGGTACTGGCGAAAAGCTGCGGGTTCGATTTTGTCGAGATGTCTGTCGATGAAACCGATGAGCGATTATCACGCCTCGACTGGAGCACCACGCAGCGCGCCTCTCTGGTGGAAGCGATGCTGGAAACCGGCGTGGCGATCCCCTCTATGTGCTTGTCTGCACACCGTCGCTTCCCGTTTGGCAGCCGCGATGAAACCGTGCGCGAACGCGCCCGTGAGATCATGAGCAAAGCCATCAGGCTGGCGCGTGACTTAGGCATTCGCACCATCCAGCTTGCCGGGTATGACGTCTATTACGAAGCGCATGACGAGGGGACGCAACAGCGCTTTGCCGACGGGCTGGCGTGGGCCGTGGAGCAGGCCGCCGCCGCACAGGTGATGCTGGCGGTGGAGATTATGGACACCGCGTTTATGAACTCCATCAGCAAATGGAAAAAGTGGGACGACATGCTCGCCTCACCGTGGTTCAGCGTTTATCCGGACGTCGGCAACCTGAGCGCGTGGGGCAACGACGTCACCGCCGAGCTGACGCTGGGCATTGACCGCATTGCGGCTATTCACCTGAAAGATACCCAACCCGTCACCGCACAAAGCCCAGGACAGTTCCGCGACGTGCCGTTTGGCGAGGGCTGCGTCGATTTCGTTGGCGTGTTTAACACGCTCCATCAACTGAACTATCGCGGCGCATTTCTGATTGAAATGTGGACCGAAAAAGCAAAAGAGCCGGTGCTGGAGATTATCCAGGCGCGCCGCTGGATTGAAGCCCGTATGCAGGAAGGAGGCATGACATGCTAG
- the ulaD gene encoding 3-keto-L-gulonate-6-phosphate decarboxylase UlaD yields the protein MSRPLLQLALDHTSLQAAQRDVALLADHVDIVEAGTILCLTEGLNAVRALREQCPDKIIVADWKVADAGETLAEQAFGAGANWMTIICAAPLATVERGHEVALRRGGEIQMELFGHWTLDDARAWHRIGVKQAIYHRGRDAQASGQQWGEEDLAKMKALSDIGLQLSITGGITPADLPLFKQINVKAFIAGRALAGAANPPQVAQAFHSHIRDIWGA from the coding sequence ATGAGCCGACCATTACTGCAGCTGGCGCTCGACCATACCTCTCTTCAGGCCGCGCAGCGTGATGTCGCGTTGCTTGCCGATCACGTTGATATCGTCGAAGCGGGCACCATTTTGTGCCTGACCGAAGGGCTAAACGCCGTGCGCGCCCTGCGCGAGCAGTGCCCGGATAAAATCATCGTTGCGGACTGGAAAGTGGCCGATGCCGGAGAAACGCTGGCAGAGCAGGCATTTGGCGCGGGTGCAAACTGGATGACCATCATCTGCGCCGCCCCGCTGGCCACCGTGGAACGCGGCCACGAGGTGGCCCTGCGCCGCGGGGGAGAAATCCAGATGGAGCTCTTTGGTCACTGGACGCTGGACGATGCTCGCGCATGGCATCGCATCGGCGTGAAGCAGGCCATTTATCACCGCGGACGTGACGCACAGGCGAGCGGCCAGCAGTGGGGTGAGGAGGATCTCGCAAAAATGAAAGCGCTCTCCGATATCGGTTTGCAGCTTTCTATTACCGGCGGTATCACCCCCGCCGACCTGCCGCTGTTTAAGCAAATCAACGTCAAAGCCTTTATTGCCGGACGCGCGCTGGCAGGCGCCGCCAATCCGCCGCAGGTGGCACAGGCATTCCATTCGCACATTCGCGACATCTGGGGAGCGTAA
- a CDS encoding FGGY-family carbohydrate kinase: protein MSEKEPFWLGIDCGGTYLKAGLYTRQGKEVCIERRSVATLSPRAGYAERDMHQLWQHCHATIAALLKNAGVNGNQINGVGISAQGKGLFLLDKQDQPLGNAILSSDRRALEIVQRWQQDGIPEKLYPHTRQTLWTGHPASLLRWVKENEPQRYQQIGCVMMAHDYLRWCLTGVKGGEESNISESNLYNMNTGQYDPQLTRWLGISEIDGALPPIVGSAEISGEITAQAAALTGLAAGTPVVGGLFDVVSTALCAGLQDEHTLNAVMGTWAVTSGIASALRSNEPFPYVYGRYVHPQQYIVHEASPTSSGNLEWLTAQWGDMSFSEINHAVASLPKAESDVYFLPFLYGSNAGLEMTSGFYGMQALHTRAHLLQAVYEGVVFCHMTHLNRMLERFTHVHALRVTGGPTHSEVWMQMLADVSGLAIELPQLEETGCSGAALAALVGTGVYPDFHAAQCALRHDIRVIEPDMRAHEAYQRKYQRYQLLISALQGYHARVKENNL from the coding sequence ATGAGTGAAAAAGAGCCCTTCTGGCTGGGTATCGATTGTGGCGGTACTTATCTAAAAGCCGGTTTATACACCCGCCAGGGCAAAGAAGTTTGTATCGAACGCCGCTCCGTTGCCACGCTCAGCCCGCGAGCGGGCTACGCTGAGCGGGATATGCATCAGCTCTGGCAGCACTGCCACGCCACCATCGCCGCGTTGCTCAAGAATGCAGGCGTAAACGGCAACCAGATCAATGGGGTCGGCATTTCTGCGCAGGGTAAGGGGCTGTTTCTGCTCGATAAACAAGACCAACCGTTGGGCAACGCCATCCTCTCCTCCGATCGCCGGGCACTGGAGATTGTGCAGCGCTGGCAGCAGGACGGCATTCCCGAAAAACTCTACCCGCATACGCGCCAGACGCTGTGGACCGGGCATCCGGCCTCGCTTCTGCGCTGGGTCAAAGAGAACGAGCCGCAGCGGTATCAGCAAATTGGCTGCGTGATGATGGCGCACGACTATCTGCGCTGGTGCCTGACCGGCGTGAAAGGCGGTGAAGAGAGCAACATCTCCGAGTCCAATCTCTACAACATGAATACCGGGCAGTATGACCCGCAGCTTACGCGCTGGCTCGGGATCAGCGAGATTGACGGCGCCCTACCGCCGATTGTCGGTTCAGCAGAAATCAGCGGGGAAATCACCGCTCAGGCAGCCGCCCTGACCGGTCTCGCGGCGGGCACGCCCGTCGTGGGGGGACTGTTTGATGTGGTTTCCACCGCGCTCTGCGCCGGACTGCAGGACGAGCACACGCTGAACGCCGTGATGGGCACCTGGGCCGTCACCAGCGGGATCGCCAGTGCGCTTCGCAGCAACGAACCCTTCCCCTACGTTTATGGCCGCTACGTGCATCCGCAGCAGTACATCGTTCACGAAGCCAGCCCGACCTCGTCCGGCAACCTTGAGTGGCTCACCGCGCAGTGGGGCGACATGTCGTTCAGCGAGATCAACCACGCCGTCGCCAGCCTGCCGAAAGCCGAAAGCGATGTGTATTTCCTGCCGTTCCTCTATGGCAGCAACGCCGGGCTGGAGATGACCAGCGGTTTCTACGGAATGCAGGCGCTACACACGCGCGCGCACCTGCTGCAGGCGGTTTATGAGGGCGTGGTGTTCTGCCACATGACCCACCTCAACCGCATGCTCGAGCGCTTTACCCACGTGCATGCCCTGCGCGTGACGGGTGGCCCAACCCATTCGGAGGTATGGATGCAAATGCTCGCGGACGTCAGCGGGCTGGCGATTGAACTGCCGCAATTGGAAGAGACCGGCTGTTCCGGCGCCGCCCTGGCCGCCCTGGTCGGCACCGGCGTGTATCCCGATTTCCATGCGGCGCAATGCGCCCTCCGACACGACATTCGTGTCATTGAGCCTGACATGCGCGCCCATGAGGCCTATCAGCGCAAGTATCAGCGCTATCAGCTACTGATTTCAGCACTACAGGGCTATCACGCCCGAGTTAAGGAGAACAACCTATGA
- a CDS encoding MFS transporter, protein MNISTHALHADIPRQRWLRIIPPILIACIISYMDRVNIAFAMPGGMDEELGITATMAGLAGGIFFIGYLFLQVPGGKIAVHGSGKKFIGWSLVAWAVISVLTGLVTNQYQLLVLRFLLGVAEGGMLPVVLTMISNWFPDAERGRANAIVIMFVPIAGIITAPLSGWIITALDWRWLFIIEGLMSVVVLVLWAFTVYDRPQEARWISAAEKNYLVQTLAAEQQAIAGKEVKNASLSAVLSDKTMWQLIALNFFYQTGIYGYTLWLPTILKELTHTSIGQVGMLAILPYIGAIAGMFLFSSLSDRTGKRKLFVSLPLIGFALCMFLSVALKANIWLAYAALVGCGFFLQSAAGVFWTIPARLFSAEMAGGARGVINALGNLGGFCGPYAVGVLITLYSKDAGVYCLAVSLALASLLALLLPAKCDAGAEPNPTVNPHKRAA, encoded by the coding sequence ATGAATATTTCTACTCATGCTCTACATGCGGACATTCCGCGCCAGCGCTGGCTAAGAATCATTCCTCCTATTCTTATCGCCTGTATTATTTCATATATGGACCGCGTGAATATCGCGTTTGCAATGCCGGGAGGGATGGACGAAGAATTAGGTATTACCGCCACCATGGCAGGCCTCGCGGGCGGCATATTTTTTATCGGCTATCTGTTCCTGCAGGTACCCGGCGGCAAGATTGCGGTGCACGGTAGCGGCAAGAAATTTATCGGCTGGTCACTGGTCGCCTGGGCGGTGATCTCGGTGCTCACGGGTCTCGTGACGAATCAGTACCAGCTGCTGGTGCTGCGCTTCTTACTCGGCGTGGCGGAAGGCGGGATGCTACCCGTTGTGCTCACCATGATCAGCAACTGGTTCCCGGATGCCGAACGCGGTCGCGCCAACGCAATTGTGATCATGTTCGTACCCATCGCCGGGATAATCACCGCCCCGCTGTCGGGCTGGATTATTACCGCACTTGACTGGCGCTGGCTGTTCATCATTGAAGGTCTGATGTCCGTCGTTGTGCTGGTGCTGTGGGCGTTCACCGTGTACGACCGTCCGCAGGAAGCCCGCTGGATCTCAGCGGCCGAGAAAAACTATCTGGTACAAACGCTGGCGGCTGAACAGCAGGCCATCGCCGGAAAAGAGGTGAAAAATGCCTCGCTCAGCGCGGTGCTGTCTGACAAAACCATGTGGCAGCTGATCGCCCTGAATTTCTTCTATCAGACCGGGATTTACGGTTACACCCTCTGGCTGCCGACCATTCTGAAGGAGCTGACGCACACCAGCATTGGTCAGGTGGGGATGCTCGCCATCCTGCCCTACATCGGCGCCATTGCGGGCATGTTCCTGTTCTCCTCGCTTTCTGACCGCACCGGCAAGCGCAAGCTGTTTGTCTCCCTGCCGTTGATTGGCTTCGCGCTCTGCATGTTCCTCTCCGTTGCCCTGAAAGCAAACATCTGGCTGGCCTATGCCGCACTGGTGGGCTGTGGTTTCTTCCTGCAATCCGCCGCGGGGGTGTTCTGGACGATACCGGCAAGACTGTTTAGCGCCGAAATGGCAGGTGGCGCGCGCGGCGTGATCAACGCCCTGGGTAACCTCGGTGGCTTCTGCGGCCCGTATGCCGTTGGCGTGCTGATCACCCTGTACAGCAAAGATGCAGGCGTCTACTGCCTGGCCGTTTCACTCGCGCTGGCGTCGCTGCTGGCCCTGCTGTTGCCGGCGAAATGCGATGCCGGGGCAGAGCCCAATCCCACGGTAAATCCCCATAAGCGTGCGGCCTGA
- a CDS encoding DUF4862 family protein: MTNTGFIIGAYPCAPSFHQKEEQEEQTFWRELSDTPNIRGLEQPCLENLHPLGDEWLFRHTPGDWQIVVTAVMETMRRRGSNGAFGLASADDAQRKACVDFYRHLHQKINAVNTRFPGKVIALEMQAAPQAGNASVEQATDAFSRSVREITSWDWGCDLVLEHCDAMTGVAPRKGFLPLEQVLEVVKDTDISVCINWARSAIEGRNTTLPLDHVQAALNAGKLGALMFSGTTTSGEYGEWQDLHAPFSSFCADSLMSTERAKALFTAASAATLKFSGIKLLEINANADVSHRIAILRDGISAMNKATQ; the protein is encoded by the coding sequence ATGACCAACACCGGTTTTATTATTGGTGCGTACCCCTGCGCACCCTCGTTTCACCAGAAAGAGGAACAAGAAGAACAAACCTTCTGGCGGGAACTTTCTGACACGCCGAATATTCGCGGGCTGGAACAGCCTTGCCTTGAAAATCTTCATCCCCTTGGTGACGAATGGCTGTTCCGCCATACCCCGGGGGACTGGCAAATCGTGGTCACGGCAGTAATGGAAACCATGCGCCGCCGCGGCAGCAACGGCGCATTTGGCCTGGCCTCGGCTGACGACGCGCAGCGTAAAGCGTGCGTGGACTTTTACCGACATTTGCACCAAAAAATTAACGCCGTGAATACCCGCTTCCCGGGGAAAGTGATTGCTCTTGAGATGCAGGCGGCCCCGCAGGCGGGCAATGCCTCGGTCGAACAAGCCACCGACGCGTTTTCCCGCTCCGTCCGTGAAATAACAAGCTGGGACTGGGGCTGCGACCTGGTGCTGGAACACTGCGATGCCATGACCGGCGTCGCACCCCGTAAAGGCTTCCTGCCCTTAGAGCAGGTTCTGGAGGTGGTGAAAGACACGGATATCAGCGTCTGCATCAACTGGGCGCGGTCGGCCATCGAAGGCCGTAACACCACCCTTCCGCTTGACCACGTTCAGGCCGCGCTTAATGCCGGGAAACTGGGGGCCTTGATGTTCTCGGGTACGACCACCAGCGGCGAGTACGGTGAATGGCAGGATCTGCACGCGCCATTTTCTTCCTTCTGTGCCGATAGTTTGATGTCCACTGAACGTGCAAAAGCACTCTTTACTGCGGCGAGCGCCGCAACGTTGAAATTCTCCGGTATTAAATTACTGGAAATAAATGCTAATGCTGATGTCAGCCATCGAATCGCCATTTTGCGCGACGGTATCAGCGCAATGAATAAAGCAACGCAATAA
- a CDS encoding YhcH/YjgK/YiaL family protein has protein sequence MIFGHISQPNPCRLPRAIEKALHFLRTTDFTTLEPGVVEIEGRNIFAQVLDLTTKDLHENRPEVHRRYLDIQFLAWGEEKIGIAIDTGNNEISESLLEQRDIIFYHNSENESFIEMIPGSYAIFFPQDVHRPACIKNKETTIRKIVVKVAISELD, from the coding sequence ATGATATTCGGACATATTTCCCAGCCAAATCCGTGTCGCCTGCCGCGGGCGATTGAAAAAGCCCTTCATTTTCTGCGCACGACGGATTTCACCACCCTGGAGCCAGGCGTAGTAGAAATTGAAGGTCGCAACATTTTTGCCCAGGTTCTCGACCTGACAACAAAGGATCTGCACGAGAATCGCCCGGAAGTGCATCGCCGCTATCTGGATATCCAATTCCTGGCCTGGGGTGAAGAGAAAATCGGTATCGCGATTGATACCGGTAATAACGAAATAAGCGAATCATTGCTGGAACAGCGCGATATTATTTTTTATCACAACAGTGAAAATGAGTCGTTTATCGAAATGATACCCGGCAGCTATGCCATATTTTTTCCGCAGGATGTGCACCGTCCTGCCTGTATTAAAAATAAGGAAACCACAATTCGTAAGATTGTGGTGAAAGTGGCAATCAGCGAATTAGATTAA
- the yiaK gene encoding 3-dehydro-L-gulonate 2-dehydrogenase: MKVTFEELKAAFNRVLLDRGVKAETADACAEMFARTTESGVYSHGVNRFPRFIQQLDAGDIIPDAQPKRVMTLGAIEQWDAQRSIGNLTAKKMMDRATELASDHGIGLVALRNANHWMRGGSYGWQAAEKGYIGICWTNSIAVMPAWGSKECCIGTNPLIVAIPSNPITMVDMSMSMFSYGMLEVNRLAGRALPVDGGFDDEGHLTREPGVIEKNRRILPMGYWKGSGLSIVLDMIATLLSNGSSVAEVTQDNSDEYGVSQIFIAIEVDRLIDGPTRDAKLQRIMDFITTAERADENVAIRLPGHEFTRLLEENRRNGITVDDSVWAKIQSL, from the coding sequence ATGAAAGTGACCTTCGAAGAGTTGAAAGCGGCGTTCAATCGGGTTCTGCTCGACCGCGGCGTGAAAGCGGAAACCGCAGACGCCTGCGCCGAGATGTTTGCCCGCACCACGGAATCCGGCGTCTATTCGCATGGTGTAAACCGCTTCCCGCGTTTTATTCAGCAGCTTGATGCAGGGGATATCATTCCTGACGCCCAGCCCAAACGGGTGATGACATTAGGCGCCATCGAACAGTGGGATGCGCAGCGCTCCATTGGCAACCTGACGGCGAAGAAGATGATGGATCGCGCCACCGAGCTGGCGTCCGATCACGGCATTGGTCTGGTGGCACTGCGTAACGCGAACCACTGGATGCGCGGCGGCAGCTACGGCTGGCAGGCGGCGGAGAAGGGCTATATCGGCATTTGCTGGACCAACTCGATTGCCGTGATGCCCGCGTGGGGATCAAAAGAGTGCTGCATCGGCACAAACCCGCTGATCGTTGCCATTCCGTCGAACCCGATCACCATGGTCGACATGTCGATGTCGATGTTCTCCTACGGCATGCTGGAGGTGAACCGCCTGGCCGGGCGCGCGTTGCCGGTAGATGGCGGCTTTGACGACGAAGGTCACCTCACCAGAGAGCCGGGCGTGATCGAGAAAAACCGCCGTATTCTACCCATGGGCTACTGGAAAGGGTCCGGCTTATCCATCGTGCTCGATATGATCGCCACCCTGCTCTCCAACGGATCGTCCGTCGCGGAAGTGACCCAGGACAACAGCGACGAGTACGGCGTATCGCAGATCTTCATCGCCATTGAGGTGGATCGCCTGATCGATGGCCCAACCCGCGATGCCAAACTGCAGCGCATTATGGACTTCATCACCACCGCCGAACGCGCGGATGAAAATGTCGCCATCCGTCTGCCAGGGCATGAATTTACCCGTTTGCTTGAAGAGAACCGCCGCAACGGCATCACGGTTGACGACAGCGTGTGGGCGAAAATCCAGTCTCTGTAA
- the yiaJ gene encoding IclR family transcriptional regulator YiaJ produces MSMKESEMTQEKERPAGSQSLFRGLMLIEILSNYPNGCPLAHLSELAGLNKSTVHRLLQGLQSCGYVTPAPAAGSYRLTTKFIAVGQKALSSLNIIHVAAPHLEALNIATGETVNFSSREDDHAILIYKLEPTTGMLRTRAYIGQHMPLYCSAMGKIYMAFGHQDYVASYWESHQEQIQPLTRNTITELSAMYDELAEIRDRSMAMDKEENELGVSCIAVPVFDIHGRVPYAISISLSTSRMKQVGEKNLLKPLRETAEAISKELGFNVREA; encoded by the coding sequence ATGAGCATGAAAGAGAGCGAAATGACGCAAGAAAAAGAGAGGCCAGCAGGCAGCCAGAGCTTGTTTCGCGGCCTGATGCTGATTGAGATCCTCAGCAACTATCCGAACGGGTGCCCGCTTGCACATTTATCGGAACTGGCGGGGCTGAATAAGAGCACCGTGCACCGCTTGCTGCAGGGGCTACAGTCGTGCGGGTACGTGACCCCGGCACCCGCCGCGGGCAGCTATCGTCTGACCACCAAATTTATCGCCGTCGGGCAAAAGGCGCTGTCGTCGCTGAATATCATTCACGTGGCCGCTCCGCACCTCGAAGCGCTGAACATTGCGACCGGCGAGACGGTGAACTTCTCCAGCCGGGAAGACGACCACGCGATCCTGATTTACAAGCTCGAACCGACAACCGGTATGCTGCGCACGCGCGCCTATATCGGCCAGCATATGCCGCTGTACTGCTCTGCGATGGGCAAGATTTACATGGCGTTTGGCCATCAAGATTACGTGGCGAGCTACTGGGAAAGCCATCAGGAACAGATCCAACCTTTGACGCGCAACACCATCACTGAACTGAGCGCCATGTATGATGAACTGGCGGAAATTCGCGATCGCAGCATGGCGATGGACAAAGAAGAGAACGAGCTTGGCGTCTCCTGTATTGCCGTGCCGGTGTTTGATATTCACGGCCGCGTTCCGTATGCGATCTCTATCTCGCTATCGACGTCGCGCATGAAGCAGGTGGGCGAGAAGAACCTGCTCAAGCCGCTGCGCGAAACGGCAGAGGCTATCTCAAAAGAGCTGGGTTTTAACGTACGCGAGGCGTAA
- a CDS encoding 4Fe-4S dicluster domain-containing protein: MNRFIMADAEKCIGCRTCEVACAVAHQDDFTAEAFTSRLRVVKGDAYTTAVGCHQCEDAPCANVCPTHAISLTAGAWLVDQTRCIGCKSCMVACPFGAMQVRLVGSRAQALKCDLCVQREGGPACVEACPTHALRCVDPASIRAERLTAFY; the protein is encoded by the coding sequence ATGAACCGATTTATCATGGCGGATGCGGAAAAATGCATCGGGTGCCGCACCTGTGAAGTGGCCTGTGCGGTCGCGCATCAGGATGACTTCACCGCAGAGGCTTTTACCTCTCGCCTGCGGGTGGTGAAGGGGGACGCCTACACTACGGCGGTGGGTTGCCATCAGTGCGAGGACGCCCCCTGTGCCAATGTCTGCCCAACCCATGCCATCAGCCTTACGGCAGGCGCCTGGCTTGTTGATCAGACGCGCTGTATTGGCTGTAAAAGCTGCATGGTCGCCTGTCCGTTTGGGGCGATGCAGGTACGGCTGGTGGGAAGCAGGGCACAAGCGCTGAAATGTGATTTATGTGTGCAGCGCGAAGGCGGACCGGCCTGCGTGGAGGCCTGTCCAACCCACGCGCTGCGCTGCGTTGATCCTGCCAGTATTCGGGCTGAAAGGCTTACTGCATTTTATTGA